Part of the Vigna unguiculata cultivar IT97K-499-35 chromosome 3, ASM411807v1, whole genome shotgun sequence genome, tttttttatatgcatttatGTTAGGTTTGTAAGGAGGAATATCATTGGAGAGATACAAGATCAATGAAACCTGAACTCAATCACATAAAGTATTGACACTACTTTATGGGTCTCGATCCTTATATGATGTTTTACTTTCTCATTCTGATCAATATGAGACTTAGattcacacttgaattcctaataatttttgttatatcaAGTGTTTATACTTTCATGAATAAATTAAGAGTCaaagataataattatacatttttataaatttattttacatatcaaTTTGTGATTGATGCGACTATACAATTATTCTATTATCActctcataatttattttacattaccTTGAAAAGAATTTACCATATTAATTATAGTGTTTAAAATTTACACTAAAATTGTATAACAATTAAACTACAtcacaaaatattcaataagAACTATGTTTAACTTGTGAATCACTAAGAAGAACTATGTTtttgtaaaatactatttttaacaGATTCATTAGacttatttttctcttgttctTGAAAATAATGTATAAACCATGTAATTTAAGTGTTGTGGGAATAACATTTTTGCGGTTAGAGTtctggttaaaattaaattaacaacaCAGTGACAAACTCTTAAATGatactttttgttaaaataaaatggaaaagtTACCAAAATGGCTAAGTTCAATAGAAGGATTAGTCTTTTACGACttgataaattgattttatttagagatGCTCTTATAATATCAAAGGATTGAATAGAGTAGTTTTCTCTTTATGGTTCGTTGAAATCAATCTCTTTCAGATTATTAAAAGACATTCAAATACGAATTGACATTTCTCAAGTAGGTTTTGTTTATGCACAAGAGTTAGAGTTCAAATTTAAATCACTTacgaaatgattttttttttatcacaactTAAACTAACCACTTATAGGTTAAGAGTGAATTGTTTCATCATTCAaagaaataattcttttataaaagtaGATTAAGTTAATATGAGAATTCTTCCTTTACGACTAGTCGTATGCATGTATTATTAATTGCATCTATCAGCCACCCTCAACCACTCCACTATATAtgagaacaacaacaacaagaacgTATTTAGTTTCctgacatttttttaatcatatttccCTTTCTTTATACTGTGAGAATTATGTTTTGTCTCATAGAGGCCGAAGAGAAATGGAATTTTGAATAAGACTCTGCCTTATACAATTTTATTGGTACgtctaaaatatactaaaataagattaaaagtttttcttttcaaatttttttgagaaACTTATTAAAACGGTAAACAAGTCTAAATCAAATATTTCCTGTAGAATGGTACAAATATTTCCAAGTATCAGgaaattttctaatatatatgtatatgaagaaaaacaagaagGGGAGATAATTGAATAATAgatacatgttttatttttattttacaatttgcATTACACATGAAGTCAACCCTACAATTGTAAATACAGACAAATTCTAAGAAACTGATCCCAAgcaataacaaataaaagcCATGCCCCTACTATGGTTGCATGCAAGAATATAGAAGTGTTGTGAAGAAGGAAAACCAAATATAACATACACTAGTTTTGGAACAACGTTAGTCTACATGCACTAATTTTACtgtccaattttgtttttgtcatCATGACCAACGCCAGGGCTGTGACCTGGATCGGTAGGTTTAAAATCATCTTTAGAGTCCTGAGTGACGGAAACTTTAGCATCTGGGCTCTGAACTGCAAACAGTGATTTCATGTTGTTATCTTTCGATGTAATTATTTGATGGCCAACACCTGGACTCCCTCCTGGTGTTGTGGGTCGGAAAGCATTTGTGTTGCCTGCACCTGCATCTTCTAATTTTCTAGCTTCCTCGTACTCAGCGAATGGAACATTAATATTGGCTACAGTTTTTGTGTTTGGTTGGGAATGTTGGTTCCATggcttaatatttattttcctggCATGTGCTAGAAGGGAACCATGGTAGGAAAGTAGtgcaagaaaaatgaaaagggtGTGCAATTTAGCCATGATCACTGAAGAAGCGAGAAATAGAAAGTGAGTATGAGAACAGATGCAGCAGTGATAGATCCTGAGGGTATTTATAATGTTGTTATGTGTTAGTGCTCTCAGCTATGATTCCAACTGCTAATTATACAATTTGACTATATGGAGTGTTTGTGGACCGTTTATTTGTCAAACAGCTCAATTCAATGGCCCACTCCCTCTATTAGTAGTGTGCATGCGCCTAAAATAAATTAGACTTGTCACTTTTGTATAAACTATATGAATTTGATTTGAATATTGCTTCTTTTGATCgtttattcttcttttgttaCATATAATCTTGTATGTTTAATATGCAAAGTCTCTGACCTTAGTTATAGTATAGTCCCAGTAATGGTGAAGCTAGATGGTTTATTTGTGTTCggcaaatatataaataaataagatataaagatatttttatataacagatgtcttattcaaatatatataaaataatttaaattatagttaattataaaagtaaaaacataaGTTTTTTTGTTAGGTTTTAAAGGCGTAATAAAATAGgggatgtaaaaaaattaataattaatctaaatattttagttgGGTGAAATGGGAGGGGAACATAGAGAACATATTTCAGTGGTGGTAAGCAAGTAAagtcttaaataattttaattaaagtaaagtatcaattagatttaaaaatctTTCAACAACTTATGTGATTAACatgcatatatatttaaatatttcgtTAATTAGTTAGCATgacaaaaatcattattttttatatgattcaaaaacaaaagacatagataaatgaaaaccacaacaataataaaggaaaaaaatattttattttaatatcaaatggAATGTAaaagtaacataaaaataaaaataaaagaagagagtGAAGAACTTTCAAGGAAGTACAGAAATATTGGGAAGAAGTTACACTGATTACAAAATTCTAGGAGGATACGAAGTAGTGACAAATctctaacaaatattttacaggtatcaaaattttatataaatgtataaaaaagtttaagagcgtcaaatatataaaatatactaaaaatatattaaaatttaaaaaaaatagtttaaattatatattaatttatataaatctaaaaattggaatcttattaataatatgtaaatataaaaatattaatcaaacaaattaactgcataatttttgtaactttcaGTGTATTTTTTGTAACTTTCAATTAAGAGTCATCTTATTTGTGtcttataaaattaatgtcAGACTCATTTTTGTAAAGAAGTCAAGCTATTAAAATTCCATATagatgtataaaaataatttaaaagtgtcaaatatataaaatatactaaaaatatattaaaattaaaaatatagtttgaattatatattaatttagataaatataaaaattggaatcttattaataatatataaatataaaaatattaatcaaacaaattaactgcataattttttaactttcagcatattttttgtaattttcaattaAGAGTCATCTTATTTGTGTCTTATAAAATTAATCTCAGACTCATTTTTGTAAAGAAGTCAAGCtatttcacacaaaaaaaaataataataaagaattaatgtattttttatctaaTCCAAATTCAGCTTATTGGAAAGAGAACCATAAAAAATCACTCAAATTGATCCAAATAgatgaaagtaaaaatattaataataaaatatataaatttgtataaatattaaaaaaaattagggaaaCATGATTACCCCTATGTCATAGAAAAGATAAGTTATTGATCTAGGGATAGAAGATATTGGAGGAAAAAAGTTTGATCTTGGGTGAACTGTGTCTGTCTATCTGAATATAAGATCAAGAGGGAGGAGACACtccaagaaaaatatttattatcaatattttttgtccaaaagatttaaacaaaaatggagtttaaatttaaattaattaaatataaacactttgttttcttttaaactaGTGCTTTAGtcgtgcgtacgcacgggtgctgtatttttttttttttttaattttatatttgtaaaaaaaaaaaaatattgtcatatttaaagtaaataattattttatatttgtcatTATACATacgaataataataaaaaatattagatttaGATATTATTAGATTCAGGATGGATCAAtgttattttaacatttgtcgttataatttttaatgaaatactttaaaattggttacaaataattttatatattgttttacttggagtaaaaatatattattttttaataaattactttaaaattgcttacaaataatcataaatattttgttagatgaaataataatatattatgttttttaaatgtttacCAATAGATGTATTggttacaaataatattatggttattattattgtgatatttatgtattaaaatgtCACATATATTGGTTAACATAATTTTGGAgggatatattaattaaaattttaaatataaaattcaggaattgtttttttttaatattttggaatacaaaattacaaactTTGAAGTAATATATGGAAAATGATGTTTTAAGAGGAAAAATATTGTTGGGTGGATTTGTATGCGTTCAAAGAAAAAGTTTAACCCTAAGTGAAAAAGGGTAAGACAACTTCATGACTATCAAGAGAATTATGcacttaaaattttcaaaatttttgagcGTGTTTTCATCTGGAAAAATAagtttgtttatatataatatgaaaatgcaTTGAATTGGAAGGTGACcgataatttaatatttgtataattattgttatatttaaataaaaaatatatatttaagtgttataattatgtataattagtatctaaataaataatttgataatatttagatgtaaatttatttgctttaaattgtaatattgaTTAGTGATGTTTAgttaaaccatataaaaagtTGAGGTGGAGTTTACccttttcaatataaaatataaacataagatattttAGGAATcttgaacaaaataataataaaaagaataacaaccacgataatgataattataattattataatactaatacaaaataataataatattattaataacattaatattaataataaaagtaataataatactgaATATtgattaatactaatattaacactaatactaataataataatattatggatCCAGTCAAAAAGAATAATAGtatgaaaacaattaaataactaatCAAAAGTATTCttagtaataaattattatcatcataaaaatatcactactacaataaaacttttaaataatgatcaattttagtaacaaaaattatgttagagaccaattttctaattagaaaccaattattttagtagtcaaaaccttggtagctaatgttagtgaccaatttagaaactaatttataataaaaattattttatttatcaatttagagaccaaatataatttattgaactattttagttgccaGTAgtgtttagtttataaattggtacataaattgatcactatagtgactaattattttttgtcactaaaattggtcattattcaaagattttcttatagtgtacTATGACTTTGTAAATGACATGATAAGTATTaataaagtatcctaaagtatcagATACGGATACATGTCGAACATGAATACGTGTCAGACACGTATACCTGCCGGACACCCCAAATTAAAGAATCGGTACATCATAGAATACAACTAATAATAAGTAGTGGTTGGTATTGAGACATATGTATATGtacgttattattattatttaaaattatattaagaaaattaatataattataaataatatgatatttttttattaatatataatcaaagaaTGAATGTTAGTTGTATACACACATACGTGTATATAacttgtaatttaattatatgtcttaacctatgaaattatttttaaaagtataatttatatgatctatataatattttatgattagattaaataaattaaagttaactcCTTTGTACCACCTAAAGGTTGTGCAAATGATCCTAAGAAAATTTCTCTGGTCaataaaatgttagaaaaatttCTTTGGTCAATTTTTATCCcgtaaaagaaaaatcttttacatccatatctattattttttagctATAATTATTACTTAGAACGTGggaaaatatgataattttggaaaacatgAGACTTTGTCACTTTTCTTAATAGAAAACTGTTAATACGTAATTGAAATACACTTTATTGTGTTATAATCAGACCTTCAATCCAAATTCGTATCTTTCATTATGCATgctctataaaatatttttaaaattaaatagatccACACTAAAGTATAATGAAAACAACACTTTAATATAACATATTCATAGGAAAGTATAGTAAAAATAGTGATATAGGAGAAAAAAAACTCCTAGCCAACTTTAGTGCATGCCTTCAAGAATGCACCCACAGTTACATGATCAGGATTGATGGGTCGAATTTATGATGAATTCATGAATGCAAATTATATGCACCCAAACAAACATGTTGAGAGCGTGTGGGATTTAAGGGAATTTGGCTTGAGTATgactcatttttgttttgttaaaatttcTCTGATAAATGAATTGTGTTTTGGATTATTAGGGAGGAATGACCCAGGTGTTTGCATATTAGCAAGTCGAAAATCTGTCATATTTTGctgtgaaaaaaattattataataagttAATCTTGAATAaagtataagtttttttatttttgtttttctctatcATGAGTTTAGCGTATTTTGTCATGattcttttattgtttattttttactttaacaaatatttcatgtgataataaatgaaatataatttgataatgatattttatttgagactataattttatataatttattattaaattttaataaaaaatattgtagcaaaaattaaattttaaatattaaatttacttacaaatttataaatatgaaaataaaaatttaaatagaatcaAATATGTTATTCTAATTTAACTATCAACATTATCTATATAACTTTGGCTATGTTGCCTTCTTGACACGTCTCCTAATATCTCTAAGACTATGTACAATTAATGATATAGGAATAGTTTAAACATATTAGTTTATtactaataacaatattaataaggttaattctaatttcaatgtttataataataacaaaaataatcataattatattagtaataataataaaatacaaataatgattatagtaataataataatgatgtaaATCATGTTGGAACTCCATTGAAGCTGCGGGGAAAAATCTATGATACTATAGTCCACCATATTTCAAGTCCTTCAATTACTCACCcaactttatattttgaaaacaaacaaacacaGTGGGAAAACTTTCCCTAACCCTTacaaaatcttttaaatataaatacttcaTTTCATTCCTCACCTCTTGCATCTTATAAAAAGGTCTTAGCCAAGTTTCTGAAATGCACTCATTAGCAAGCActcatataaatttttaaaatgtaataatcgaaacaaaaatacttaaaataaaccaataaagagaagtatttaggatgcaaaaacaaaaattatcttTTCCATATATTACTGTTTCACTTTCTCATAATCAACAACTACTAAAATGCTATTCATCTTCAGTCCATTGTCTACACACATTTATCATCATCTACAGTTACGGAATATCAACAATgtcgtcatcatcttcattttTCATCAGTTCAGATTCTACATCCCTTCCGCACAAGTCATTAACATCACTGCTACAAACAACTGTAAATAACTGTATattaacaaaaactaaatttgttTCAGAACAACTAAATCACTTTTGTATAATGTATAACATTATGAAAGCAATAGAGAAGTTTccacaatttcaaaattttaaagactctTAACCCATAAAAAAATGCATTACTAAAATGCATTATTTGTAGTACCTAAATAGTATGATAACATTACCTCTCATTAGTTGTAGAATCTTAATGTCCACATTATACAACTTATACAGCAGAACCTGACATGCTTAGTCATTTCAAAGATATCAACATAGTTGTTAATCCAAGATTGAAAAGTTAAAACTTTCAATGCACTATGATTTTTCATTTGCTCCCAAAACCCTTCTAACATAGAATTGTCATGCACCAAATACTTTTTCACTTCCAGGAGAATTGAACATGTTTAGTTACCTCCATTTGGATCATTTCCAAATCTACTGCCACCAACCACCACAACTTTTCCAGCAAggaaaaagattgaaaaactACAAAAGATAAAAGTGGTCAGAGAAAAATGGTTATATATTCCACATTAAAGAAAGTTATGTGCATACAAATAATGGTGGACagaacaattaatttaatttcaattaagtGTGCGTTTGTGCCAACTATTTGT contains:
- the LOC114176713 gene encoding precursor of CEP9-like, with the translated sequence MAKLHTLFIFLALLSYHGSLLAHARKINIKPWNQHSQPNTKTVANINVPFAEYEEARKLEDAGAGNTNAFRPTTPGGSPGVGHQIITSKDNNMKSLFAVQSPDAKVSVTQDSKDDFKPTDPGHSPGVGHDDKNKIGQ